A stretch of Brassica napus cultivar Da-Ae chromosome C6, Da-Ae, whole genome shotgun sequence DNA encodes these proteins:
- the LOC106437087 gene encoding protein indeterminate-domain 14-like, with protein sequence MIDYERSNNTKNVNHHRNPPPSSSSSDLLPDGNGAAVTQKRKRRPAGTPDPEAEVVSLSPRTLLESDRYVCEICNQGFQRDQNLQMHRRRHKVPWKLLKRETNEEVKKRVYVCPEPTCLHHNPCHALGDLVGIKKHFRRKHSNHKQWICERCSKGYAVQSDYKAHLKTCGTRGHSCDCGRVFSRVESFIEHQDNCTMRQSQPSSHRVQQQQQHTANAAQTASTAENIDLSIGPVLPGHPLLRKSPPSDQQPSDFLYPFVGSTAGSGIEVQLLPSRASADDTSLSLSIGMDTTMPSYEKGETSLLLGEREEAKRQIEIAELEYAEAKRIRQHARGELHKAQLYREEASRRISATIMQITCHNCKKHFQAVAASSPSPRLPQPPCTDESTSLAVSYASSATTEGEKASDRASS encoded by the exons ATGATAGACTACGAGAGAAGCAATAACACCAAGAACGTCAACCATCATCGGAATCCTCCTCCGTCTTCATCTTCCTCCGATCTTCTTCCCGATGGCAATGGAGCCGCCGTGACCCAAAAGAGGAAACGACGACCCGCTGGGACACCAG ATCCAGAGGCGGAGGTTGTATCTTTATCTCCAAGAACGCTACTAGAATCAGACAGGTACGTGTGTGAGATCTGTAACCAAGGGTTTCAGAGAGACCAGAATCTACAGATGCACAGGAGAAGACATAAAGTTCCATGGAAGCTTTTAAAGAGAGAAACCAACGAGGAAGTGAAGAAGAGGGTCTACGTCTGTCCGGAGCCGACGTGTCTCCACCACAACCCTTGCCATGCCCTCGGAGATCTCGTGGGAATCAAGAAACACTTTCGAAGGAAACACAGTAACCATAAGCAATGGATCTGCGAGAGATGCTCAAAAGGCTACGCTGTTCAGTCTGATTACAAAGCTCATCTTAAAACATGTGGCACTCGCGGCCATTCCTGCGATTGCGGCCGCGTTTTCTCCAG AGTGGAGAGTTTTATAGAGCACCAAGATAATTGCACCATGCGCCAATCTCAACCATCCAGCCACCGTGTacaacagcagcagcaacatACCGCAAACGCTGCACAAACGGCTTCAACCGCCGAAAATATTGACCTCTCTATTGGTCCAGTTTTACCAGGACATCCTTTGCTAAGAAAATCTCCACCGTCTGATCAACAACCTTCGGATTTTCTTTATCCTTTCGTTGGCTCAACCGCTGGTAGTGGCATTGAGGTTCAGCTACTTCCATCTCGGGCTAGTGCTGATGATACCAGCCTTAGTCTGTCGATAGGGATGGATACGACAATGCCAAGCTACGAGAAGGGAGAGACGAGCTTACTATTGGGAGAAAGGGAGGAAGCAAAAAGGCAAATAGAGATTGCGGAACTGGAGTATGCTGAAGCCAAGAGAATAAGGCAACATGCGAGAGGTGAGCTTCATAAAGCGCAACTTTATAGAGAAGAAGCAAGTAGGAGGATTAGTGCAACGATAATGCAAATCACTTGCCATAATTGCAAGAAACACTTTCAAGCTGTTGCTGCTTCGTCTCCTTCTCCTCGTCTTCCACAGCCACCTTGTACCGATGAGAGTACGTCTCTTGCCGTGAGCTATGCGTCATCGGCGACGACCGAAGGTGAAAAAGCGAGTGATAGAGCATCTTCATAG